CGTCAAAACCCAACGGGCCGACTCGCCCGCTGGTCACTTCGTTTGCAGGACTTTGATTTCACAATAGTGCACAAACCTGGTGCACAAAACAAAGTTCCTGACGTACTGTCACGCAACCCTTtgcctctgacctctgacaggCCGACGGATCTTTTACCAGATCATGCTGTCATGGGCAGCCTGGACATTCGTACTCTGCCCCCCGTCATTCTGGCTGACCGTTCACAATTGAGACAGCTGCAGCTAGATGATCACGTCACAGGTCCACTCCTCAGAGACATTGAAGCAGACTCTCTGAACAGCTCGGACAGTGCCACCTTGTTGCAGTATGTTGTGTATGACTCTCTTTTGTATTACAGAGACCCCAAGTCCACATGTGCTTTGCACCCTTTgaaagagctgaaactgtttgcCCCTACTTCCATGAGAGGCACCTTGCTGGACTATTACCATGACCACCCCACGGCAGGTCACTTGGGTGTTTCTAAGACACTGGCTAGACTGCGCTTTAGGTTCTTTTGGCCCAAAATGGCTGCTGATGTGAAGCGCTATGTGACTTCATGCTCAGTGTGCCAACTCACCAAGCCAAGTCAGAAAAAAGCAGCCGGTCTTATGGTTCCCATTGTCCCCCAGAAACCCTGGGAGTATGTTGGTGTGGATTTTGTTGGACCACTGCCCCGCACCCCCGCTGGTAATGCATATTTGATCGTGTTTGTTGACTATTTGACTAAATGGGTTGAAGCCAGTGCTGTCAAAGAAGCTACATCTCAGGTAGCAGCTGGTAAATTTGTCACTGACATTTTTGCTAGGCATGGTACACCCACTTACCTGATTTCTGACAGAGGGTCCCCTTTTGTGAGTGAGCTTTTTGAACATGTTGTTTCTGCCTTAGGCTCGGTGCACAGACTCACTACGGCTTATCACCCTCAGACGAATGCTACTGAACGTGTCAACCGGACTCTGAAAACTGCGATCCGCGCTTATGTAGGTGACAAACACACATCATGGGACAAGTTTCTCCCTCAGATTCGCTTTGCTCTGCGTACCGCTCCCCATGACAGTACAGGTATGACTCCTGCCATGATGCTTTATGGTCGTGAGTTAGACACCCCGCTTGACCTTATCACTCAGCCTTCTACCGCAGGTGTTGATGAACCGGGTGTACCTTACCCTGAGACTCTGAGAGCCTCCCTACAGGAAGCTCACGACCACGCCAAAGCAGCTCTGGACTATAGCCAtgacagacaaaaacattaCTATGACTTGAGACATCGACATGCCACGTTTCGTGTTGGTGACCTTGTGAGAGTTAAGATGCACCCCAGGTCAGACGCTCAGTCTAATTTTACTGCTAAACTTGCACCACTGTTTGATCGACCATTGTGTGTATCTCAGAGACTCAGTGATGTTAATTACAGGCTCGCTTGGGTGGACTCCGGTGTGGATGCAGGTGTTTATCATGTTGTGAACATGCAACCATTCCATACCTGGGACTCTCTCACTTCCAAAGAACATTCTGTTTCATCTCCTGCTGGGAGAGAGACCGCAGAGGATCTGAACTCTGACTCTCAGGCCCGCCCTGGCCCCCCTGCAAACACTGACATTGACTCTGAGCCATTCACCTTTGATTTACCGGACATTGACTCTTCTTTTGGTGTGGGCGCTGTTTCAGACAGTCTTTCACCCAGATCTGTTCAGCACCCAGCTGCTGGTGGACATTACAATCTCAGGCCCAGACGTTGCCCCAGAATTACGTCTGGCTGGAGCAACAAAAGATGGACTAATGATTTTCACACAACCAGGCTTGATCTGAAGTGAAATGTTTTGGTTAAACCTGTTTGATGCTGTCTTGTTGCATTGCTATTTTGAGTCATGCTGTGTAGATGTTTCTGTTTGCTCTACTTAATCCAGTTTTATGGCTCTTTAGTGCGTTAAGGTTCATTCTTggcatttacaaaaaaaaaagtgaaaaaactaagaaaactgATTTTCCACTGTACATATTCATCTTACTTTCaccaaattaatttttaaatggtcttttgccctgtgtgtgtgcgccaaTCTTAGCTGTAACCTCTATGTATAGGGTTCTGTTAGGTGTggtgtgtgtgctttttcagcTGTGTACGGCTGAGGACAGCCTTTTTCTCACCAGGGGGGACTATGTAACAGTTGCTATTGTAATGCAGTGTATCACCACATGGCGGCGCCTCCTGTCTCATGGCTGGTGTGTCAccccctttttttgttcttcttcgtACTCTCCCTGTAATGGATGCTCCCGTGTGTACGCGGACTAGTGTGCTCTTTAGTAATGTGTGGTAGAGgtggcacctttatttttgaTATTGTAAATAAATGAGTACTTTTGGAAAGTCAGAAGCTGTTGCTCATTCGCTATCCACCTGCACACCTCCGCGGCTGGCTTCATCTCCACCGCACGTTACAAGTGTTATAGTCAcctgtggcggggcgtggttcATAGAgcggctgcaggggaggcggacacACCTGAGCTCGATCAGCTCATCAAGCCTCCACTATTAAACGCACCAGGACCTGAAGAATTTGGCTGTTGTCGTGTATGTGTGGCTGGCAGCTGGAAAGCTGCAGCCGAGAGTTAAAAGAGCAGCAACCGGGAATAAAGTAAAGTGTTACGAAGTGCAAATATGTGTCGAGTCCGTCGTTCTTGGCACATCACCTTTTTGCAAAAGTGACTCTGTTATGAAAGATGCCTGTTTGGAGAAGTGCATGAAGAGTGATGAGAATTATTTTTCTGCTGTGAGAAATAAGAAAAAGTGAAATCATCTCATTTTTAAAGAGAACACGAAGCAGTGGCAGATTCTTTTATAGTCGTCTTAAAAACATGACTTAAACTaaaaattaaatatcaaaaaagtcaaataccAGAATAAAATCAGCAATAATCAGAGTAAAAATGCAGAGACAGATTGCACCTCAGACTGGAACAGGACACAGTGACGTCCAAATGTTTCAGATCTCAGTGAAAATCTGTCATATGTTCATGTAAAGGATGGGAATTTAGGAACATTGAAAAGTTTTGACAGACTGCAGATTCATGCATGTTCACTAATCTGCTCAAAGACTGCTAAGTGGTAATATTGTGTCCAACTCACCAATGCTGAGAGAGGTGAATAACTCTCcttgtttaaatatatttaatttaaaacactCCTTAAATAGTGacattaaaggtaaaatgtttcTCAAGAACAATTTATTTATGAGAAGTGGGAATGATGGTAGACCTTTGCATTCATAGCAGTATTATTTGTGCGGTAGTTCCTCACTGTGACCACTGGAGGGCAGTGAACTCTCATCATAATCTACAGTCAACAGGACAAAAACACCACAGAGCAGTTTCTGTTCAAACACTCTGCATTAAAAGTATTTATTAAGCTGTAAGCTACAATATGATAAAAAAGCGTTTCATCACAAAGTAAATCAAACAGAGGAAATTCAGACGATGATGTTTCAGGAGTAACTATCACATCACCTGATCTGTAAACAGTGATGACATCACCAAATCAGacaaaggattaaaaaaacGTCAGTAGCACTTCTAAGCTTGTTTTATCTGAATAATAACATCACATTTGTTCCTGTATTGATGTGATGAGAAGAAATGAGACCTGCTGAGGCCTCTGATACATTTATCAGCTGTAGTAGGATAATGGCTCAAATGTGCAGCTGCAACATGATTTGGTTTcagtatatttatatttaatgatttaaaCTAATTTCATTTGAACTCTTTTAAGTTGCATTCATCTTTTACTTTCAAATTCACACTGATGTGTTCAGACTAAAACTCTTTCAGACACCCTCTGAGCATCTTCAGCGATCTTATCAAGGATCAATATCAGAATTTTGTAGGTTGTGGTGAAAGAGAGACCCGCTGATACTGGAATTCCAATAAATGGAATAAATCTGGACACTTCCTCTGCTGCAATTAATGCAGCTACGGACCCAAGTTGGGCTACCACTTTCAggaggagctctgcagttattTCTACTGCAGCCAGTTGTGAAACGATGGCAGCCTGAAGATCATCGTAGTGCACACCTGTTCTGGCAGAAAGTCTCTTCAGAGACGGGATATCGAGACCAAACTCATGAACAAAATGTGTGACAGCACCAACCAGCACAGCAGCATCAACAGCAACAGAAAGACCAGGAAGTGGAACAGCTGCTCCAGCTGCAGATCCAAAAGCATAGCCtattattgtggacttcagagtttttttcttctttctgatgATCTCTGGGTTGATGTTGGGGAAGAGGAACAGCAGAGTTTCCCTCTTGATTTTAAGACGTTCTTTGTCTAAGGTCTGCTGTAAGAGAGAGAAGTCGTACAGGTGGAGCTCAAAGCTGGACACCAGGAAGACCTGTGGAGACTCGACGCCTAATCCTCTGAGTCCTGTGTCACAGAAGAAACACGTAATGTGAAGATTTGTATGAAATAATAAATCATCTAAAACTAGGCTTTCCTATCAGTGGATTCATTGACTCCTCTGACTCCACAGAGTTATGAAGGGTTAAACATATTATTTTtggcaagggcgtagatttggttttggcattggtgagGACAGATGATTCAACCActgaaccctgccctgtttctttttttttccttttaattttgcttaaaaaaaggagaaatatagttgtctacatatgctattctacatgcttttaaaccatttaaaatcacaattcatagttttatatgtgaattatataatgttaaattactattaaacaaatgactgaccaagtattttaggctttagtttacttcagccatattccatatcaatcaggtatcatacaaaaataaaaaatagcttcaaatacagtcatgacaataaaataatatgactttaaggacttaacaacattacttcagttatagtacaccaacatctcttatacattagTACTAaggaaacactgaatgacctgctggtttttgtccataaaactactcatctaagattaccacaaagtaaaagatctctcagcaaaatgatgcaacatttcaggcactattgccccgatcagatcagtgagctgggattttttattctaaacatgaactactgttacagcaacagacatggactactggtgccccacacaacaactcaatgtccactatgtgaagcagccaaacacatgcctgctCCTCTCGTtgactgagataaactgctggcatatttgttttacatctatactgtccagtctgtCCTGGTGGACATACAGCCacattgtttaatctcatttgagtcattgcTGACCATAGCCATGTTTTCAGTCTTCTGAGACACtaaagcttctttcagcctcagtacatgtgttttatcctcagattaaGATGATTATtatgtgcttgatgtgcctcccctttggccctggctcttctcctctgactgcactaggacatattgccacctgataaaataacacattgattcatgtcatataaaaagtgagacatgtcaattcagattctttgtcaaatatacactaatgaatcagtttacatcagcagcctaacaactgtcatgataataaatactagttaatctatagcaccaaatcatcagtcagtcacctgtgacctcgc
This is a stretch of genomic DNA from Pelmatolapia mariae isolate MD_Pm_ZW linkage group LG16_19, Pm_UMD_F_2, whole genome shotgun sequence. It encodes these proteins:
- the LOC134644732 gene encoding interferon-inducible GTPase 5-like, producing MAVQTDCKSVTKEIKALQLHDKPSAVGIVKEPLGMDGIRLNIAITGESGSGKSTFVNAFRGLCDDDEGAAPTGLTESSMDPMPYFHPNYPNVTLWDLPGIGTLKYPADTYLKDVKFEKYDFFIIMSDTRFRENDVKLAREIQRMKKKFYFVRSKIDNDLRAERRNRDFSEERTLTKIRDDCVKGLRGLGVESPQVFLVSSFELHLYDFSLLQQTLDKERLKIKRETLLFLFPNINPEIIRKKKKTLKSTIIGYAFGSAAGAAVPLPGLSVAVDAAVLVGAVTHFVHEFGLDIPSLKRLSARTGVHYDDLQAAIVSQLAAVEITAELLLKVVAQLGSVAALIAAEEVSRFIPFIGIPVSAGLSFTTTYKILILILDKIAEDAQRVSERVLV